The segment GCTAAAGCATGTCCGCAAATAGCTACTGAATTTTTTTCAATCACTtagtatggaataataataataataatggcatttattaagcgcttactatgtgaaaagcactgttctaagcgctggggaggttacagggtgatcaggttgtcccacatggggctcagtcttcatccccattttacagatgaggtaactgaggcacagagaagttaagtgacttgcccaaagtcacacagctgacatttggcagagctgggatttgaacccatgacctctgactccaaagcccgcgctctttccactgagccacactgcttctcaagacatgTGTGGGACACTAACAAacgttgggaaaagtacaatgcaatggaccTAGCAGACACGGCCCCAGCCcactttaatcgtatttattgagcgcttactgtgtgcagagtactgtactaagcgcttgagaaatacaagttggaaacaaaatagaaacccaacagtgggctcttgggCGGAATAAGTGTTACCTCTTTTTCTGACGACGTAggtggctctgaaaagagccttTGGTTTCAGATTGTTTCGGCTACTCCGTATTAGGCTTATTTGCCCTTCGCTTTGTGGTGGCTCTCGGTCTTCTTGGGCAGCAGCACGGCCTGGATGTTGGGCAGGACGCCGCCCTGGGCGATGGTCACTTTGCCCAGCAGCTTGTTGAGCTCCTCGTCGTTGCGGATGGCCAGCTGCAAGTGGCGGGGGATGATGCGGGTCTTCTTGTTGTCGCGGGCCGCGTTGCCCGCCAGCTCCAGGATCTCGGCCGTCAGGTACTCGAGCACGGCGGCCAGGTAGACGGGCGCGCCGGCCCCGACCCGCTCGGCGTAGTTGCCCTTGCGGAGCAGACGGTGCACGCGCCCCACCGGGAACTGCAGACCGGCCCGGGACGAGCGGGATTTAGCCTTGGCGCGAGCCTTTCCGCCTTGTTTTCCACGGCCGGACATACTTAAAAACTAGGTACGAGTCCAAAAAGAAAGAGTAAAATAAAGTGAGAAACTAACTGCTGCCGACCTCTTTTATAGCTTATGGCTGGACTCTAAAGGAGCCGTTTGATTGGACAGAAGTCGCCTTGTTAAATCAACCAATAGGAAGTGCGGATTAGAATCCTCTCATTTGCATAAAGCATATCCTCCAATCAGAAAGGGTGGTACAGAAAACCTAATTTGCATGCTGTCCCTATAAGTAGAGGCGATCAAATTCGCTGGCAGTTTTATTTCTTGGGGAAGGTGGAGGGTTTTATTTTTTAGTATGCCTGAACCGGCAAAATCTGCTCCCGCGCCCAAGAAGGGTTCGAAGAAAGCGGTGACCAAGGCGCAGAAGAAAGATGGGAAGAAGCGCAAGCGGAGTCGGAAGGAGAGCTATTCCATCTACGTGTACAAGGTGCTGAAGCAGGTCCACCCCGACACGGGCATCTCGTCCAAGGCCATGGGCATCATGAACTCGTTCGTCAACGACATCTTCGAGCGCATCGCCGGCGAGGCTTCCCGCCTGGCGCACTACAACAAGCGCTCCACCATCACCTCCCGGGAGATCCAGACGGCCGTGCGCCTGCTGCTGCCCGGGGAGCTGGCCAAGCACGCCGTGTCCGAGGGCACCAAGGCCGTCACCAAGTACACCAGCTCCAAGTAAATCGACCGCGAGGCCTCTCGCAACCCTGAAACCAaaggctcttttcagagccacccaCATCTTCTTAAAAGAGCCTTATGCACTGTGTTTTTGCTACCAGAACAGGTGCTGGTGCTAAATTTAAGGGTATCTAGTACATTctacccccatctccccccttctaggggATGAGGTAGCCGAGTGGTTAAGATGATAGACTGCTAATCCATTGTGCTCTGcacgcgtgggttcgaatcccatcctcGTCGCAGAAATTCAcctttttcagcgcttagaacagtgctttgcacatagtaagcgcttaataaatatcatcagttttattctagactgtgagcccactgttgggtagggactggctctgtatgttgctaacttgtacttcccaagcgcttggtacagtgttctgcacacagtaagcgctcaagaaatacaattgaacgaatgaatcctgcatgcagagtgctgcattaagcatttgggagtataTAAGCACTGTAGCCTCGTGGgagtcagaacctgggttctaatatcagctcctccccttttcctggtgtatgacctttggcaagtcactgcacttctctgggccctagttagcttatttgtaataataataatggtatttgttaagcacctactatgtgcaaagcactgttctaagcgctggggggatacaaggtgatcaggttgtcccatatgggcttacagttttaatccccattttacagatgaggtaactgaggcccagagaagttaagtgacttgcccaaagtcacgcagctgacaattggcggagctgggatttgaacccatgccctctgactccaaagcccgtgctctttccactgagccacgctgcttctctttgcagtgctttgcacatagtaagtgcttaataaatgctatcatttgtagtaataataatgattgtatctaagtgtttactaaatgctaAGCATTGATGTAGAtgcaaagtaagcaggttgtcccaggaggagctcatagtcttaatccccattttacagatgaggtaattgaggcacagagaagttgttacttgcctaaGCGAAACGGGACCAGgactgaggcccctgtgggacagtggcCATCTATCGCATCTACTGAACGCTTattttgagcaaagcactgtactaagcgctcgtaaCAGACCAGTTACGTACTCATAACGATTTTGCAGTCTACCTCATCAAGGGCAGGTGTTCAGATGCCCCTTAGTTCGCTAGTGACCGTTTCTCATCGTTTCTGCCGCTGTTTAATCTCGGGTACTTGAGCGGTGATTTAACTTATTCCGATTTCAAAGGCCGTCAGGCAGAGAGATTCACAATCGTACGAATAGTATTAAGGGTTTATGTACAGGTgctttactgagcgctcggaaagggTACGTATGAGatagtgtggtctaatgaaaagagctcaggcttgggggtcagaggccttgggttccaaacccagctctgccacttgtcttttgggcaagtcacttcacatttctgggcctcagttccctcatctgcaaaatggagattcaatacctgttttccctccttagaatgtgggcttaataatcttaataataattatggtattttttaagtgcttactatgtgacaggcactgtgctaagtgcactatacaggcaaatcaggtcgagcacagtctctgtcgcacatggggctcacggtctcattccccttttttattatcaattattacattaataataatatttgttaaacgctcactatgtgccaagcactgttctaagtgctagggcagatacaaggtaatcaggttggacacagtccctgtcccacatgaggctcacactcttaatccccattttacggatgaggtaactgaggcacagtgaaattacttgcccaaggtcacacagcagactccaacgcttactacagtgtttggcacatagtaagctcttaaaaaataccacgattattacttattattattctaattaggtATAAGCGGGTTTCCTACCCAGTAAGATAGCTCTAAGaataggagagggaaggggaattgGCTACAGAcaagaaaaagcaaacaaaagacTCTGGCCACAGAGAAAGGAATTACGTGCCGTCGGTACCTAAAAGCAGTGTACTCACGTTCACTGTTGAGAATATTTCTTCCCGGATAGACAAGGCCTGTCGTTTTCTGGCTaatagagattttttttaaaaaataagtaaaatcgggctcgtccgggatttgaacccgggacctctcgcACCCTAAGCGAGAATCATACCCCTAGACCAACGAGCCAGCTGCTTGAGTTGTCTACAGACTCAGTCCAGATGTGCTGTGGATTGAATCCTAGCCAAATTTTTAAAGGCCTCTTTGGATGGGTAAATATGCAGGAAAAGCAAAAATGGaaacttattaagcgtttactatgtgcagagcactgtactaagcgcctaggagtgAACAATACAACCAATTAGCAGTCACGCTCCCTGCCCCTAACGGCCTTACGGTCTagcggggtagacagacattaatatcagcaAATTAGTAACTTGTAATATATAACTAAAAGATACGTGCATaaagtcaaagcaggagggagggggattgaatcccccattttacagatgaggtaactgaggaacagagaagtaaagtcatttGCCAAGGtaacacaagcagacaagtggtaggattAGTTCCcgggattagcagacacattccctgcccataacgaatttaaAGCCTAGAGTCTACCTCGACATGGGGAGCCAGGAGTTATTATCCGGAATTTTTAAGAACCCCACTGCTGAGAGTAAGGGGGGaaaactgttagctgtgtgactttgggcaaatcacttcacttctctgggcctcagttccctcatctgtgaaagggggatgaagactgtgagccccccgtggggcaacctgatttccttgcatctcccccagtgcttagaacagtgctttgcacatagtaagcgcttaataaatgccatcattattactattattattattaaaagggagtgcAGAGCTGTGGCAAGGAGAGTGAAGGCCAGCTGGGGGTTTGGTAGAGAAAACCTTAGTGAACATCCTCCGATTTCCCgagataatactaatactaataataataataataaacagcatttgttaagtgcttactatgtgccaatccctgttctaagcgctgagtagatataaggtaatcagattgtcccacgtagggttcacagtcttaaaaacagatgagggaactgaggcactgagaagttaagaggcaaccccaggtcacacagcagacaagtggtagagccagaattagaacccacatgctctttccactaaaccacgttttcctctgccaccctcccactcccctttgttttcatagtattt is part of the Tachyglossus aculeatus isolate mTacAcu1 chromosome Y4, mTacAcu1.pri, whole genome shotgun sequence genome and harbors:
- the LOC119947035 gene encoding histone H2A type 1, translated to MSGRGKQGGKARAKAKSRSSRAGLQFPVGRVHRLLRKGNYAERVGAGAPVYLAAVLEYLTAEILELAGNAARDNKKTRIIPRHLQLAIRNDEELNKLLGKVTIAQGGVLPNIQAVLLPKKTESHHKAKGK
- the LOC119947102 gene encoding histone H2B type 2-E; this translates as MPEPAKSAPAPKKGSKKAVTKAQKKDGKKRKRSRKESYSIYVYKVLKQVHPDTGISSKAMGIMNSFVNDIFERIAGEASRLAHYNKRSTITSREIQTAVRLLLPGELAKHAVSEGTKAVTKYTSSK